The proteins below are encoded in one region of Rhododendron vialii isolate Sample 1 chromosome 7a, ASM3025357v1:
- the LOC131333784 gene encoding cellulose synthase-like protein D3: MASRSSKVSESYNGKSGPLSVTFARRTSSGRYVNYSRESNDLDNDIASGEFMNYTVHIPPTPDNQPMDASVAQRVEEQYVSSSLFTGGFNSLTRAHLMDKVIDSETSHPQMAGAKGSSCAVPGCDGKVMSDERGEDILPCECDYKICRDCFVDAVKTGDGICPGCKEAYKDTELDERAVDDSQPLPLPPPPGGMSKMERRLSLMKSTKSILTRSQTGDFDHNRWLFETKGTYGYGNAIWPKEGGFGNERSDVGDEPDEPSVLLSKPWRPLTRKLKIPAAILSPYRLLIFLRMIVLVLFLVWRISHQNTDAVWLWGMSVVCELWFAFSWLLDTLPKFCPVNRATDLAVLKEKFETRGPNNPTGKSDLPGIDIFVSTADPEKEPPLVTANTILSILAAEYPVEKLSCYVSDDGGALLTFEAMAEAASFANLWVPFCRKHDIEPRNPESYFSLKRDPYKNKMRPDFVKDRRRVKREYDEFKVRINGLPDSIRRRSDAYNAREEIKAMKQQRENGNLNDESLETIKVLKATWMADGTHWPGTWVDSAPEHTRGDHAGIIQVMLKPPSDEPLHGAAADSNPIDLTEIDIRLPLLVYVSREKRPGYDHNKKAGAMNALVRASAIMSNGPFILNLDCDHYIYNSMALREGMCFMMDRGGDRLCFVQFPQRFEGIDPSDRYANHNTVFFDVNMRALDGLQGPVYVGTGCLFRRIALYGFDPPRSKEYHQGCCSCCFGRRKKSSTVASASDSKRALRMGDSDDDEEMNISLFPKKFGNSSFLVDSIPVAEFQGRPLADHPAIKNGRAPGALTIPRDLLDASTVAEAISVISCWYEDKTEWGTRVGWIYGSVTEDVVTGYRMHNRGWKSIYCVTKRDAFRGTAPINLTDRLHQVLRWATGSVEIFFSRNNAILASTKMKFLQRIAYLNVGIYPFTSFFLIVYCFLPALSLFSGQFIVQTLNVAFLTYLLIITLTLCMLAVLEIKWSGITLEEWWRNEQFWLIGGTSAHLAAVLQGLLKVIAGIEISFTLTSKSGSDDVDDEFADLYVLKWTSLMIPPITIMMTNLIAIAVGVSRTIYSTIPQWSRLLGGVFFSFWVLAHLYPFAKGLMGRRGRTPTIVFVWSGLIAITISLLWVAISPPSGSSGIGGSFTFP; the protein is encoded by the exons ATGGCTTCAAGGTCATCCAAAGTTTCAGAATCGTACAATGGAAAGTCAGGTCCCCTGTCAGTGACCTTCGCCAGGAGGACTTCATCAGGCCGATATGTCAACTACTCGAGAGAATCCAATGATCTTGACAATGATATTGCCAGTGGTGAGTTCATGAACTACACAGTGCACATCCCACCAACACCTGATAACCAACCGATGGACGCATCCGTTGCTCAGAGAGTTGAGGAGCAATATGTGTCTAGTTCATTATTTACCGGCGGTTTCAACAGCCTTACTCGTGCCCATTTGATGGATAAGGTGATTGACTCCGAAACAAGCCATCCTCAAATGGCTGGGGCAAAAGGGTCTTCTTGCGCAGTACCTGGTTGCGACGGAAAGGTGATGAGCGATGAGAGGGGTGAAGATATCCTCCCTTGTGAATGTGATTATAAGATATGTAGGGATTGTTTTGTTGATGCTGTGAAAACTGGAGATGGGATTTGTCCGGGGTGTAAAGAGGCTTACAAGGACACGGAGTTGGATGAGAGAGCAGTGGATGACAGCCAGCCTCTCCCTCTGCCGCCGCCGCCTGGGGGGATGTCAAAGATGGAGAGGAGGTTGTCATTGATGAAATCTACAAAATCGATCTTGACAAGGAGCCAGACAGGGGATTTTGATCATAACCGGTGGTTGTTTGAGACGAAGGGAACTTATGGATATGGGAATGCTATTTGGCCCAAGGAAGGTGGGTTTGGGAATGAGAGAAGTGATGTTGGTGATGAGCCTGATGAGCCTTCAGTACTTCTTAGCAAGCCCTGGAGGCCCTTGACTCGCAAATTAAAGATACCTGCTGCAATTTTGAGCCCATATCG GCTCCTAATATTTTTACGGATGATTGTTCTGGTGCTATTTCTTGTATGGAGGATCAGCCACCAAAATACTGATGCAGTCTGGCTGTGGGGCATGTCTGTGGTTTGTGAGCTTTGGTTTGCATTCTCATGGCTACTGGACACGCTCCCAAAGTTCTGCCCCGTGAATCGGGCCACCGATCTTGCTGTTCTGAAAGAAAAGTTTGAAACCCGTGGCCCAAACAACCCCACCGGAAAATCCGATCTTCCGGGGATTGACATATTTGTTTCTACTGCGGACCCTGAAAAAGAGCCGCCTCTTGTCACTGCCAACACCATCCTATCAATTCTTGCGGCTGAATATCCAGTTGAAAAGCTTTCGTGCTATGTGTCTGACGATGGAGGGGCCCTCTTAACCTTTGAGGCCATGGCAGAAGCCGCAAGTTTTGCCAACTTGTGGGTCCCATTTTGCCGGAAGCACGATATTGAGCCAAGGAATCCCGAATCTTATTTCAGTTTGAAGAGAGATCCTTATAAGAATAAGATGCGTCCAGATTTTGTCAAGGATCGTAGGCGGGTAAAGCGTGAGTATGATGAGTTCAAGGTTCGAATTAATGGCCTTCCGGATTCGATTAGGCGGCGTTCTGATGCTTATAATGCTAGAGAGGAAATCAAAGCTATGAAGCAACAGAGGGAGAATGGTAACCTTAACGATGAATCTCTGGAAACTATAAAGGTCCTTAAGGCTACCTGGATGGCAGATGGAACCCATTGGCCCGGCACTTGGGTTGATTCTGCTCCAGAGCACACTAGGGGTGACCATGCCGGAATTATTCAG GTGATGTTGAAACCCCCAAGTGATGAACCATTACACGGCGCAGCAGCTGATTCCAATCCTATCGACCTAACAGAAATTGACATCCGACTCCCTTTATTGGTCTACGTTTCTCGCGAAAAGCGTCCAGGATACGATCACAACAAGAAAGCCGGCGCAATGAATGCTCTGGTTCGCGCCTCGGCTATCATGTCCAATGGACCCTTCATTTTGAACCTCGACTGTGACCACTACATTTACAACTCCATGGCATTGAGAGAAGGCATGTGTTTCATGATGGACCGTGGCGGCGATcgcctttgctttgtccagttCCCCCAGAGATTCGAGGGAATCGATCCATCCGACCGCTATGCCAATCACAACACAGTTTTCTTTGATGTCAACATGCGTGCTCTTGACGGGCTTCAGGGGCCTGTTTATGTCGGAACCGGATGCCTCTTCCGCCGGATTGCATTGTATGGTTTTGATCCTCCTCGATCAAAGGAATACCACCAAGGTTGCTGTAGCTGTTGCTTCGGTCGACGTAAAAAATCTTCTACGGTAGCTTCTGCCTCAGACTCGAAAAGAGCGCTTCGAATGGGAGATTCTGATGATGACGAGGAAATGAACATCTctctttttcccaaaaaatttgGCAACTCGTCTTTCCTCGTTGACTCCATTCCAGTGGCGGAATTCCAGGGCCGACCACTTGCTGATCACCCTGCCATCAAGAATGGACGAGCTCCAGGCGCTCTTACCATCCCACGGGACCTACTTGATGCATCCACGGTCGCTGAAGCAATTAGTGTTATCTCGTGTTGGTATGAAGATAAAACTGAATGGGGAACCCGAGTCGGGTGGATCTACGGATCGGTGACAGAAGACGTGGTGACTGGTTACCGGATGCACAACCGGGGTTGGAAATCCATCTATTGTGTCACCAAGAGGGACGCCTTCCGTGGGACTGCTCCAATCAATCTGACAGACCGGCTCCACCAGGTCCTCCGGTGGGCGACAGGCTCCGTTGAGATTTTCTTCTCCCGCAACAATGCTATTCTGGCGAGTACAAAGATGAAGTTTTTGCAGAGGATTGCGTACCTCAACGTCGGAATATACCCTTTCACCTCGTTTTTCCTTATCGTCTACTGTTTCCTTCCAGCACTATCCCTTTTCTCTGGCCAATTCATTGTCCAGACCCTAAACGTGGCGTTCCTCACCTACCTCTTGATCATCACATTGACTCTTTGCATGCTTGCGGTGCTTGAGATCAAGTGGTCTGGCATCACACTGGAAGAATGGTGGAGAAACGAGCAATTTTGGTTAATTGGAGGCACGAGCGCTCATCTTGCCGCTGTGCTTCAGGGCCTACTGAAAGTAATTGCTGGGATTGAAATTTCATTTACGTTGACATCAAAATCTGGCAGTGATGATGTGGATGATGAATTTGCCGATCTCTATGTTCTCAAATGGACGTCCCTCATGATCCCACCGATCACAATCATGATGACTAATTTGATTGCCATTGCAGTGGGAGTTAGCCGGACAATATATAGCACTATACCACAGTGGAGCCGTTTGTTAGGAGGGGTGTTTTTCAGCTTCTGGGTTTTGGCTCATCTCTACCCTTTTGCGAAAGGGCTTATGGGAAGGCGTGGGAGGACACCCACCATCGTGTTTGTTTGGTCCGGACTCATTGCAATCACCATATCTCTCCTTTGGGTGGCTATCAGCCCCCCGTCCGGTAGTTCTGGAATTGGCGGATCCTTCACGTTCCCGTGA
- the LOC131333786 gene encoding probable xyloglucan endotransglucosylase/hydrolase protein 30: protein MDCSRSLSKTVITPLSLLLLSSFCLFANFAAAFNFSTITFDQGYTPLFSDFNIIRSDNDKTVSLLLNRYSGSGFISSEYYNYGLFSAKIKLPSNYSAGIVVAFYTSNVDVFEKNHDELDFEFLGNIPGKPWRFQTNLYGNGSTSRGREERYSLWFDPTKQFHRYTILWTSKSIIFYVDEVPIREVIRNPAMGGDYPSKPMSLYATIWDASTWATSGGKYKVNYNFQPFVSDFTDLVLEGCTVDPIQQIPAAAAPCDRDTDALEADDINTISSEGRKAMSWFRERYMYYSYCYDLMRYPVPPPECVIVPAERHLFKDTGRLKEALKIKFGRHQKHRRRGSRRGRRDAGGGAATSF, encoded by the exons atgGATTGTTCACGTTCTCTCTCTAAAACGGTAAtaactcccctctctctcctcctcctctcctccttcTGTCTCTTCGCCAACTTTGCCGCGGCGTTCAACTTCTCCACCATCACCTTCGACCAAGGCTACACGCCTCTCTTTAGCGATTTCAATATCATTCGGTCTGACAACGATAAGACCGTTTCTCTCCTCCTCAACCGCTATTCCG GCTCTGGTTTTATTTCGTCAGAATACTACAATTATGGGCTATTCAGTGCCAAAATCAAGTTGCCATCCAATTACTCCGCCGGCATCGTCGTTGCATTTTAT ACATCAAACGTCGACGTGTTCGAGAAAAACCACGACGAATTGGACTTCGAGTTCTTGGGTAACATCCCTGGAAAGCCGTGGAGGTTTCAAACAAATCTGTACGGGAACGGAAGCACGAGCCGCGGTAGAGAAGAGAGGTACTCGTTGTGGTTCGACCCTACAAAACAGTTCCATAGATACACCATTCTCTGGACCTCCAAAAGCATCAT ATTCTACGTGGACGAGGTCCCCATACGAGAAGTAATCCGCAACCCCGCCATGGGCGGCGACTACCCGTCAAAACCCATGTCCCTATACGCCACCATTTGGGACGCCTCCACCTGGGCCACCTCCGGCGGCAAATACAAAGTCAACTACAACTTCCAGCCCTTCGTCTCCGACTTCACCGACCTTGTCCTCGAAGGCTGCACCGTCGACCCCATCCAGCAGATCCCCGCGGCCGCCGCCCCCTGTGACCGCGACACCGACGCCCTGGAGGCGGACGATATTAACACCATCTCGTCCGAGGGACGGAAGGCCATGAGCTGGTTCAGGGAGAGGTACATGTATTATTCGTATTGTTATGATTTGATGAGGTACCCCGTGCCGCCACCGGAGTGCGTCATCGTCCCGGCGGAACGGCACTTGTTTAAGGATACGGGCAGGCTGAAGGAGGCGTTGAAGATCAAGTTCGGGCGGCACCAGAAGCACCGCCGCCGTGGGTCCCGCCGGGGCCGCCGGGACGCGGGTGGTGGTGCTGCTACTTCATTTTGA
- the LOC131333787 gene encoding UV-B-induced protein At3g17800, chloroplastic: MRISAVVADVLVALPSPCGFKSPEFKHSNSFSDSKFCLSSGFFRSSPSHSITKLGTGLDYKSQSRSLVVRASSSSSGDLAPVAPVQFDSPVGQLLAQILQSHPHLLPAAIDQQLENLQAERDAQREEMQPSSQQDLLLYKRIAEVKEKERQKILEEIMYCLVVEKFVDKEIAMIPKVLATSDPTSRVDFWPNQELKLESVHSPEAFEMIQSHLSIVLGERFVGPLDSIVQISKIKLGKLYAASIMYGYFLKRVDQRFQLERSMNTLPKGFEQEQIKFEDPKPGIRLWDPDSLIRILPDDGDGGDPTSSDEGKGYRLRSYVMYLDAETLQRYATVRSKEAISLIEKQTQALFGRPDIRISTDGSLDTSNDEVIAITFSGLTMLVLEAVAFGSFLWDAESYVESKCHFLKS; this comes from the exons ATGCGAATTTCCGCAGTCGTAGCCGACGTACTGGTGGCTCTGCCGTCTCCTTGCGGCTTCAAGTCGCCGGAATTCAAGCATTCAAACTCGTTCTCCGATTCCAAGTTCTGTCTTTCTTCTGGATTCTTCAGA AGCTCTCCTTCCCATTCCATTACTAAGCTAGGAACTGGATTGGATTATAAGTCCCAGTCAAGATCCTTAGTAGTGAGAGCATCGAGTAGTTCAAGTGGTGATTTGGCACCGGTTGCTCCTGTTCAGTTTGATTCTCCAGTTGGCCAGCTGTTAGCACAGATACTGCAATCCCATCCACATCTTCTCCCTGCAGCCATTGATCAGCAGCTTGAGAACCTTCAAGCTGAAAGAGATGCCCAGAGAGAAGAAATGCAACCTTCATCACAGCAAGATCTCCTCCTCTACAA GAGAATAGCTGAAGTCAAAGAGAAGGAAAGACAGAAGATATTGGAGGAGATAATGTACTGTTTGGTTGTAGAGAAATTCGTAGACAAAGAAATTGCAATGATCCCAAAGGTATTAGCTACCTCAGACCCTACCAGCAGGGTGGACTTCTGGCCAAACCAAGAACTGAAACTGGAGTCCGTCCATTCCCCAGAAGCATTCGAGATGATACAGAGCCACCTATCCATTGTTCTCGGGGAGCGCTTTGTGGGACCACTAGATTCCATTGTCCAGATCAGTAAAATCAAACTTGGAAAATTATACGCTGCTTCTATCATGTACGGTTATTTCTTGAAGCGGGTCGATCAGAGGTTTCAACTCGAGAGATCGATGAACACCCTACCTAAGGGTTTCGAACAAGAGCAGATTAAGTTTGAGGATCCAAAACCCGGAATTCGGCTGTGGGACCCTGATTCATTGATACGTATTCTACCGGACGATGGTGATGGAGGGGACCCCACTTCCTCTGATGAGGGTAAGGGATACAGGCTGAGATCCTATGTGATGTATTTAGATGCGGAGACACTCCAGAGATACGCAACTGTAAGATCCAAGGAAGCGATTTCTTTGATCGAGAAGCAGACTCAGGCCTTGTTTGGAAGGCCGGATATCAGGATTTCTACAGACGGCTCACTTGATACATCTAATGACGAAGTCATTGCTATTACTTTCTCTGGGCTGACGATGCTGGTTTTGGAGGCTGTTGCATTTGGATCGTTTCTTTGGGATGCTGAAAGCTATGTCGAATCCAAATGCCACTTTCTTAAAAGCTAG